TTGTTGTTGTTAATAATTAACTTAAtgaaccagaagacctgagaggtctgggtGGTTACTATGGTAACAAGTCTCTGGCGTATACtgaaccattcagtgatttataaactagcagaagtattttaaagtctattctctgagCTACAGGCCGTGCATTTACTCAACGCTTGTGACATTGTAATTAAAGCCGTGTTTATTATCATCTGAGCCAGAGgaagcatgtagatgttaaataggaggggtccgaggatggaaccttggggaactccacatgtcatTTTGGGTGATTCTGGTGTAAAGTCGTCCCTGTCCTCTAAGTAAGACTCAAACCAGTCCAGTACTGTGCCAGGAAGTCCGACCCAGTTCTCCCGTCGCTCCAGCAATAACCACGGTCAACGGTGTCAACTGCTGCGCTCGGTTCCAATAATTTGATTGATTTGAGATGGTCGGCGAATTAGCGTTAGCAACTTGTCCAGATTGTTCTTTTCCACCGGTTTAATGCCAGGTCCGCTGGTCTGGTACGATCTGTACCGGTGAAAGAGTTGAGAATGGGAACAGCTGGACAGACGCGTTACGTTAGTGTCTTAAAAATGTTCCTAATATTTTTACGTTGTCGTCCTTGTCGTATGTTTGAAAAGCTCGACCCGTCAAGGGCTTGTTGCCGCCTTTCACCTGAAGTGAGCAGAATATTTGTTTGAAAAATGgggattaataaataaaatgaataaatgactaGTCTAAGAGTCCGACAAGAGTCAAatatacagaactgtctcagaaaattagaatattgtgattttctgtaatgcaattacaaaaacaaaaatgttatacattctggattcattacaaatcaactgaaatattgcatgccttttattattttaatattgctgatcatggcttacagcttaagaaaactcaaatatccaatctcaaaaaattagaatattctgggaatcttaatcttaaactgtaaaccataatcagcaatattaaaataataaaaggcttgcaatatttctgttgatttgtaatgaatccagaatggatgatacttttgtttttttaattgcattacagaaaataaagaactttatcacaatattctaactttctgagacagtcctgtatcctCAGCGTGGACAGACCAAGGTCATGTTGACtttgtaaatatataaaaagccTAGGGCTGTGCAGGTATCTCCGTGTTGTCTCCACCCGTACGAGTCAACTATGACGTCACCGTCTACCGCTCTGTAACAATTGTGCTTTTATATTGTGAAACGCTGGAACACGCAGaaggaaaaataacaaaaatcctGCTGGACCAGATGTCACGTATCCGTCACGCCCAGAAACACCAAGAGCAGCTCTGAACTGTGACATGACTGAACTCTGTTTGTTTTTATCCGCAGGAAGCGACGCGCAGCAGGATGGTGAGTTGTTTTCTGCCTTCATCACGCTTTCAATCGTTTATTCATTTATCACCCCGTCTGAGACAGATCTGCTTAAACATAACACAGCAGCATCTCAGCTGGGCTTGTGTGCGTttgtcagaggtgtcttcagtatttacattcattactcaggtagaagtatagatactagagtttaaaaatactcctgtacaagttgaagtatcaactcaagttttttactcaagtaaaagtataaaagtactggtttcaaaactacttaaagtataaaagtaaaagtaatgtgtaGCACGGCGATTGCTaaggggcccgaccgacaggatagaggaggacacagagttttgtgcagaacccttttattgtcACATACGACAccaccacacgtgcacaagcaccacgaccagcagtttctgcttctctgcagcagcttctcagtccgacccagctgcagtctcccagtcctccttatcaaggctggcagggtggagaggctgatgggacacacccgTGTCctgtcagcctgagtggctgcagctcctccaccctgccacacaatgtaagggggaaaaaagccattaaggacaaaagccattgaaaatgaatgtatcttagtataatgcaaatatattaaagaagcatatatgtgtactattgagcattaacatgtgttaatataaatatattaaagaagcatatatgtgtactattgagcattaacatgtgtttcagagagcaggagatatgatgactagtgtcctataagtattgtaatggtgcaaaaagtcaaacttcagaggcatgttatcatttatcctaacctttattggaatgtacatccaagtttagttgcaggaatctgagggaacggatgaaagaacaaaaatgtaagcagtaaaaagtacagataattgagtgaaaatgtaaggagtaaaagtaaaaagtaaaagtaaaaagtagtaaaggtatttgtacttggttacttgacacctgtggcgtgtgtgtgcagcttgTGGCATCGCTCCTCTCAACACAAAGACCAGCACCAGGATCGTGGGGGGGGAGGACGCCCCCGCGGGCTCGTGGCCCTGGCAGGTCAGCCTGCACAGACGCTCCCATTTCTGCGGCGGCTCCCTGATCAACGACCGCTGGGTCCTCACCGCCGCCCACTGCTTCCCCAGGTGAGCTCTTTTATgactgttaatgacagtcataaAAATgactcattaacagacttgtgcagacctggatgacaagctggtgacgactattaattacaatcaggtgtgatgatgcaaggaaacatctaaaacagggctcggcaacccgcggctctagagccgcatgcagctctttagcgccgccctagtggctcctggagattattcaaaaatgtttgaccttttttttccattttttttcctctttttttcttctctttattcattttatctcttctttttcccattttttttccctttttttcttcctttttcctttcctgtttaatctcgacttttttctcgacattttgactttttttctcaagattttgacttttttctcgacatttcgattttttttcacaaaatcttgactatttcctcgacatttcgatttttttctctacatttcgttctttttctcaacatttcgatttttttcacaaaatcttgactatttccttgacatttcgacttttttctcgacattttgacttttttctcgacatttcgacttttttctcgaagtgcataatgaaaaaaaaaacttcccccagttataactaatatagaaacatgcagcatgtgttgccttcattctaaggctgatacaagactttacattttttgcggctccagacataccgtattttctggactataagccgcacctgtatataagccgcacccacttttgttttaaaaaaaagatatgcaagccgcagatatttctgttgttagatgagatatttactacatgtacagaaggattttgaactgtaaatgatgtacatgtttgtacctaaatagatctttcctaacagtgtcttttaacacggcagcaactttgctgattaaaactggactgaaccaagagaaaataaccagtatttatttatctgtttatctgtttgaaatctgcttctacctacttctatctgctaaagaagaagtagcgtattcttctttgcatttattttgtcttagtttttattctaattccggttagcactcccccgagcggtggaagaaaaatccacagaatagctgcacctttgtataagccgcatggttgaaaacctagcGGCttagtagcggcttatagtccagaaaatacggtattcgttttttgtgtttttggtccaatatggctctctgaacattttgggttgccgacccctgcactaaaacatgcaggacagggttggatgtaatgtagtgtgaagtcgttgtctcgttgagtattttaaatgtgcgcgccgccagctggtgaaatgtattccgtaataattggacgtaaacagtgaagctgaaacagttcaaattccagatcatgatctgcagaatgaacaagttctttatttgcaaatatgttgcgttcagttcaacattctcacagaaatgaacgtattcaatgaacgcgttcatttgaactcgttcatgcacaacgcTGCCCGTCACATCATCATGACTCCAGAAGCCTCTCAGTCACCCGTAAACAGAAACATATGCTAACGTGATTGCTTGTTTTTTCTCAGCACCAGCACCTCGGGTCTGATCGTTTACCTCGGACGTGACGCCCAGCAGAGTGTGAACTTCAACGAGGTGTCCCGCTCGGTGGACCTGGTCATCACACACTCGGGCTACGACGCGAACACGCTGGATAACGACATCGCTCTGCTGCGGCTGTCCTCGGCCGTGACCTTCACCGACCACATCAAGCCCGTGTGTCTGGCAGCCGAGGGCAGCGTCTTCACGGCGGGGGAGCTCAGCTGGGTCACCGGCTGGGGAACCATTGAGAGCGACGGTAGGGTtgcacctttcagaaatagaaataagggacgccccgatttcagcagcgcaggagccaaaaaaaaagccccaaaacttctaaactacatacaaatgtgtttattttatatgaaaaaacaaaatgctttgatttaaagtttaaagtgctttaatagcattgaacttgcatgactgtacagacagacaaccctatgctatgtatgtccacatcagccaagatgtatattatagcctacaggtgaagaatatggtgtaaaagttaatttatttcaataattcaactagaatatggtgtaaaagttaatttatttcaataattcaactagaatatggtgtaaaagttaatttatttcaataattcaactagaatatggtgtaaaagttaatttatttcaataattcaactagaatatggtgtaaaagttaacttatttcaataattcaactagaatatggtgtaaaagttaatttatttcaataattcaactagaatatggtgtaaaagatcatttatttcaatgattcaactagaatatggtgtaaaagttaatttatttcaataattcaactagaatatggtgtaaaagatcatttatttcaataattcaactagaatatggtgtaaaagttaatttatttcaataattcagctagaatatggtgtaaaagttaatttatttcaatgattcaactagaatatggtgtaaaagttaatttatttcaataattcaactagaatatggtgtaaaagttaatttatttcaataattcaactagaatatggtgtaaaagttaatttatttcaataattcaactagaatatggtgtaaaagatcatttatttcaatgattcaactagaatatggtgtaaaagttaatttatttcaataattcaactagaatatggtgtaaaagatcatttatttcaatgattcaactagaatatggtgtaaaagttaacttatttcaatgattcaactagaatatggtgtaaaagttaatttatttcaataattcaactagaatatggtgtaaaggttcatttatttcaataattcaactagaatatggtgtaaaagttcatttatttcaataattcaacaagaatatggtgtaaaagttcatttatttcaataattcaacttaaaaggtgaaattaATAtgttacctagtcttattacatgcaaagcaagatatgttaaacctttatttgttataattttgacgatggaattgtttattgatttcataaaatattctctaatttattttttatttggggttttcataaactgtgagccataatcaccaaaataataacaaataaaggcttgaaatatttcactttgaatgtagtgggaaataatatatttgtttcacctttagttaaatttactcggaatgacgttttgcaatatattcaaattttctgaccttcaccttcactatattatgacatcaataaataagagcataagaGCATATTATCTGTCAATTTCTGGCCACATCAAGAGCCTTTTTAGACAACTTCATGCTTGTTGGTCGAGGAAAGTGTTCCAAACATTAGCCCACATACCTCATAGCATCGTTGTGTTCATGTGGTTGCTAAGCAACAcatccaccagggggcagttAAAAGCATTTCCAGATTGAAGTGCAGTCACAGTATCTCCTCTAAGACcaatgctgatgtctttccccctTGGAGTTGTGTTAACACTCACCTGAATGCTCCAGGCAGCAAACTGACCTGAACATCTGTTTTAATGGAGGTCTGAAcatctgctgatgatcagttcaataataataataacaataataataattaacaacaacaacacccaataataataataataataataataataatgaaaaataacaataattataataacaacaattacaataataataataataataataataataataataataataataataataattattattattattattattattatttctattatataataataataataataataataataattagtattattatttctattctattattattattatttagtgttgttgttgttaattATTAGTAtagtttttattgttattattattattgttattattattgttactattattattattattggatggtgttgttattgttaatattgggtgttgttattgttattattattattattattattattttgttattattgtgattattattagtagtagtagtatcattagtattattattattattatcattattattattattattattattattattattatcgttattattattattattattatcgttattattattattattattattatagcaaTAACAACATCAttcaacaataataatgatcattTTGTTTCCTTGTCCAGTTTCTCTTCCTTTCCCTCAGCGGCTGCAGGAGGTCAACGTCCCCGTCGTATCCAGCCCTCAGTGCAACTCCGTGTACGGTTTAATCACGGATAACATGATCTGCGCTGGTCTCGACGAGGGAGGGAAGGACTCCTGCCAGGTGAGTCCTCGCACCATCACCCCcccagaatagaatagaatagaatagaatagaatagaatagaatagaatagaatagaatagaatagaatgtttttattgtcattcgtacaggtacaacgaaattggatgctatctttaaggtgcatggtttaaaaaaaaaaaaaatagatatattaaaacaacaaccataaaaataaatactctctaaaaggacacaaacaggaagacaacatacaggtattgcacggttcggtcagtattgcacatggaaaaagtcagtTTGATTATTTAGCAGTATTGAGTATAGTTATGGTACCTGCCTGGCGGGAGTAGCTGCCGCCCTGCAGGACCTCCTTCccatacacatatatacgtatatgcagtactcgagttgtaaaaataaaatcaggggggatggtggatttgatcatatggggacagataatttgtgctgattacaaataatataatatattacaaataatagcagtgaccaaaacacctgcagaaatactgcaggaatgacatagcagcagttaaatgcagccttctgtaagctttaaatatccactgggcttacatcaaatacatcaaaacacaacaataaaaaacacttttctgaacttatcaatatgactctgtccttcacaggataagtaacatggatcactgcaaaaactcacaatcttaacaagaatatttgtcttatttctagttaaaatgtctcattttagtaaaaaaatctcattacacttaaaacaagactcatcactggaaaaaacaacaattttcacctgtttcaagtagattttcacttgaaataagtagaaaaatctgccagtggaacaagatttttatgcttgtaatgagaagataaatcttgttccactggcagatttttctacttatttcaagtgaaaatttacctgaaacaggtgaaaattgtcaaataagttatttttctggtgttatttttctggtgatgactctaaatgttgaaatagcagtaaaaccacattcattgatgaaatgacataagggatggaaaggagggatgtcagttttacaggggggatgatttggaccgtttttatttcagggggggatgatttggaccgtttttatttcagggggggatgccatccccctcatccccctcaactccagtactgcgtatatatgtgtatatatgtgtatatatgtgtatatatgtgtatatatgtgtatatatgtgtatatatgtgtatatatgtgtatatatgtgtatatatgtgtatatatgtgtatatatgtgtatatatgtgtatatatgtgtatatatgtgtatatatgtctatgtatgTCCATGCTCCCTCCTCTGAGGCCtcctgtgtgtgtggtgtgttcaGGGAGACTCCGGCGGGCCGATGGTGAATAAGAACTCCACCCGCTGGGTCCAGTCGGGGGTGGTGAGTTTTGGCCGCGGCTGCGCGGATCCCGGTATCCCCGGAGTTTACGCCCGGGTGTCGCAGTACCAGTCCTGGATCAGCAGCCGGGTCAGCGGAGAGCAGCCGGGGTTCATCACCTTCGGGGGCGACTTCAGCACGGGTGCTGCAGGTTCCAGCGTGGTGGGGAAGGTTCACTTCATCTCCCTGTCCGTCCTGCCCATCCTGCTCTCGCTCTTCGTCCTCTCATGAAAGGGTTCAAGACGCCAATGTTTCCTTACTGTTTACTAGATGTGTGtcgttttatttaattaatcacCATATTGATACCTCATCAGCTGCTGAGAAgccttgatttgatttgatttattttattttaattttgttcATGTAAAaaacacttcaagagaagtttaagaaaacaaaacaaagaatttcatccttgaGCACTTGAtaacttaatttacatgtgcaaaaaaggagtaggaagaagtgtaaacttatttaatcctacccccattcactgatcatttaacctgtaattataaatactcacacactgtactcacactgataaataacagtattattattaatattatatattgtaattatactcacacacatacctatacatacatacacatagttgaatatttatatatatttgtacacacatgcccatataaatatttatataaatatacttatttacattatactgtctctattaactaCATGTGctctatatatatgtatatataatcacacacacacacacacacatatatatatatatatatatcatttatatatatatatatatatatatatatatatatatatatatatatatatacatatatatacgctaCTTGGGTGTTTCtggacttttattttattgctcgATGACTAGATAATAATACTGTGGATGAACAAAGCTTGGAATAATAAATGAACAGTATTCTATCAGAACTCTTTTCTATTATCCATTTGATAAAATGTAGAATTTTGTTGAAAATAATCATTCATTTATCTTCATTAATC
This window of the Cololabis saira isolate AMF1-May2022 chromosome 21, fColSai1.1, whole genome shotgun sequence genome carries:
- the LOC133422387 gene encoding trypsin I-P1-like translates to MMSRLFSCGVLLLLALAATGSDAQQDACGIAPLNTKTSTRIVGGEDAPAGSWPWQVSLHRRSHFCGGSLINDRWVLTAAHCFPSTSTSGLIVYLGRDAQQSVNFNEVSRSVDLVITHSGYDANTLDNDIALLRLSSAVTFTDHIKPVCLAAEGSVFTAGELSWVTGWGTIESDVSLPFPQRLQEVNVPVVSSPQCNSVYGLITDNMICAGLDEGGKDSCQGDSGGPMVNKNSTRWVQSGVVSFGRGCADPGIPGVYARVSQYQSWISSRVSGEQPGFITFGGDFSTGAAGSSVVGKVHFISLSVLPILLSLFVLS